A region of Prochlorococcus marinus subsp. pastoris str. CCMP1986 DNA encodes the following proteins:
- a CDS encoding DUF3288 family protein, with translation MSNEQTHPLHATDKKIIDSLISKDMPEDFDLINLARLINRYDDFPGEIEIKEDIEKTLKFWKITKDNLFEKTKKLWSNNFRPSNTNKDLVGSGFDTSN, from the coding sequence ATGAGCAATGAACAAACTCATCCTCTCCATGCAACTGATAAAAAAATTATAGACTCTCTTATATCAAAAGATATGCCTGAAGATTTTGACTTGATTAATTTAGCTAGATTAATTAATAGATATGATGATTTTCCTGGTGAAATTGAGATCAAAGAGGATATTGAAAAAACACTAAAATTTTGGAAAATAACAAAGGACAATCTTTTTGAAAAGACTAAGAAATTATGGTCAAATAATTTTAGACCTTCAAATACGAATAAAGATTTAGTTGGTTCCGGTTTTGATACTTCTAATTGA
- a CDS encoding ABC transporter ATP-binding protein, which translates to MKNLKLKVIFKYLKPYKKEFLYGGIALLVVNILSILIPLEVKNIIDQLKDGFSSSFVISKSLFLMFLATCMGLIRLFSRQIVFGIGRKVEVNLRQKLFDHLLIQDPDWIQKKGSGDIISRATSDVENIRRLLGFTVLSLCNIVLAYSLTIPSMLSINKTLTVAALMIFPMILVIVSLFGGRMVSQRKIQQESLSKLSDLIQEDLSGISAIKIYAQEEAEKKQFNNYNKVYRNSAIKLARTASTLFPLLQGISSISLLILLGLGTSQLENGFITIGGLVALILFVERLVFPTALLGFTLNTFQLGQVSLDRVEEIFQNNPKITDKPKAKFIKKKVKGTIEAKNLKIKYEGAKFNSLNRLNFKINPGELIAIVGPVGCGKTTLAKSLGRTIEIPDGQLFLDDIDITNIKLRDLRKHIAIVPQEAFLFTSTISENLKFGDPKASRNVVKNSAVNAGLIDDINSFPDGFKTIVGERGITLSGGQRQRTALGRALLVDASVVVLDDALASVDNKTAAKIIEEMRANKSKTILMISHQLSVAATCDRVLVMDQGKIVQEGIHKDLITTNGLYKNLWEREIATNKIVS; encoded by the coding sequence ATGAAGAATCTTAAATTAAAAGTCATATTTAAGTATTTAAAACCTTACAAAAAAGAATTTTTATATGGTGGGATAGCTCTCCTAGTAGTGAATATTTTGAGCATTCTGATACCTTTAGAAGTTAAAAACATAATTGATCAACTCAAAGATGGATTTTCCTCTAGTTTCGTTATATCAAAATCATTATTTCTCATGTTTCTAGCAACATGCATGGGTCTTATAAGATTATTTTCAAGGCAAATTGTATTTGGTATAGGAAGAAAAGTTGAAGTAAATCTTCGTCAAAAATTATTTGACCATTTACTAATTCAAGACCCTGATTGGATACAAAAAAAAGGTAGTGGAGATATTATCAGTAGAGCTACTAGTGATGTAGAAAACATTAGAAGACTCTTAGGTTTCACAGTTTTAAGTTTATGTAATATCGTTCTAGCTTATTCTCTAACAATTCCTTCAATGTTATCGATTAATAAAACATTGACAGTAGCTGCATTAATGATATTTCCAATGATATTAGTAATAGTTAGTTTGTTTGGAGGAAGAATGGTAAGTCAAAGAAAAATTCAACAAGAATCACTTTCCAAACTAAGTGATTTGATACAAGAAGATTTATCAGGGATAAGCGCTATAAAAATTTATGCACAAGAGGAAGCTGAAAAGAAACAATTTAATAATTACAATAAGGTTTATCGCAATTCAGCTATAAAGCTCGCAAGAACAGCAAGTACATTATTCCCACTATTGCAAGGTATTTCTTCAATTTCATTATTGATACTTTTAGGTCTAGGGACCTCTCAACTAGAAAACGGATTTATCACAATTGGTGGACTAGTTGCATTGATATTATTTGTTGAAAGACTTGTATTTCCAACAGCTCTATTAGGATTTACATTAAATACTTTTCAATTAGGACAAGTAAGTCTAGATAGAGTTGAAGAGATATTTCAGAACAATCCAAAAATTACTGATAAACCAAAAGCTAAATTCATAAAGAAAAAAGTTAAAGGTACAATTGAGGCAAAGAATTTAAAAATAAAATACGAGGGTGCAAAATTTAACTCCTTAAATAGATTAAATTTCAAAATTAATCCTGGAGAACTTATTGCGATAGTTGGTCCAGTAGGCTGTGGAAAAACAACATTAGCTAAATCATTAGGTAGAACTATTGAAATACCCGATGGACAATTATTTTTAGATGATATTGATATTACGAATATTAAATTAAGAGATTTAAGAAAACACATTGCTATAGTTCCTCAAGAAGCATTCTTATTTACATCTACAATTTCTGAAAATTTAAAATTTGGAGATCCAAAAGCTTCAAGAAATGTAGTAAAAAATAGTGCAGTAAACGCAGGATTGATAGATGATATTAATAGTTTTCCAGATGGTTTTAAAACAATTGTAGGTGAAAGAGGTATTACACTGAGTGGTGGTCAACGCCAAAGAACAGCATTAGGAAGAGCACTTTTAGTTGATGCTTCTGTAGTGGTACTTGATGATGCGTTGGCGAGTGTAGATAATAAAACTGCCGCGAAAATTATCGAGGAAATGAGAGCAAACAAAAGTAAAACCATATTGATGATTAGTCATCAATTATCTGTGGCAGCAACATGTGATAGGGTACTAGTAATGGACCAAGGTAAAATTGTGCAAGAAGGGATCCATAAAGATTTGATTACAACAAATGGACTATATAAAAATCTTTGGGAGAGAGAAATAGCTACCAATAAAATAGTTAGTTGA
- the msrA gene encoding peptide-methionine (S)-S-oxide reductase MsrA yields the protein MFEFLKKLMTNNESVSAKETNFLHRILNTDIKQEPKSQEDEIIFGCGCFWGAEKCFWKLPGVITTSVGYAGGEKNNPTYYEVCSGITGHAEVVRVVWNVNEIDISDLLKMFWECHNPTQKNRQGNDMGTQYRSTIYYKNDINKDKIYSSKEAFQKELYKNNLGIIETEIKKIDTYYYAEEYHQQYLAVEGSRQYCSASPTKVKLGSFNNCNYKLPTKTWDNFNWDIDKCVLRSNNNPIDINN from the coding sequence ATGTTTGAATTTCTTAAAAAACTTATGACAAATAATGAATCAGTTTCAGCAAAGGAAACAAATTTCCTCCACAGAATATTAAATACTGATATAAAACAGGAACCAAAATCTCAAGAGGATGAAATAATATTTGGTTGTGGATGTTTTTGGGGTGCAGAAAAATGTTTTTGGAAACTTCCAGGAGTTATTACAACTTCCGTTGGTTATGCCGGTGGAGAAAAGAATAACCCTACTTACTATGAAGTCTGCTCTGGTATTACAGGTCATGCAGAAGTCGTTAGGGTTGTTTGGAATGTTAATGAAATAGATATTAGTGATTTATTAAAAATGTTCTGGGAATGTCATAATCCAACTCAAAAAAATAGGCAAGGTAATGATATGGGAACACAATATAGATCAACAATTTACTATAAGAACGACATTAATAAAGACAAAATTTACTCAAGTAAAGAAGCTTTCCAAAAAGAACTTTATAAAAACAATTTAGGAATCATAGAAACAGAGATTAAAAAAATTGACACTTATTATTACGCTGAAGAATATCATCAGCAGTATTTAGCAGTAGAAGGTAGTAGACAATATTGTTCTGCATCTCCTACAAAAGTAAAGTTAGGAAGTTTCAATAACTGTAATTACAAACTTCCAACAAAAACATGGGATAATTTTAATTGGGACATCGATAAATGTGTATTGAGATCTAACAATAATCCTATAGATATTAACAATTAA
- a CDS encoding undecaprenyl-diphosphate phosphatase, with the protein MEFFKYIFYGIIQGLTEFIPISSTAHLKIISLLFGMDDPGSSVSAIIQIGSVFAIFWYFRKSISNYKNTNSRKPSYSFLFNKLNKSIFIGTIPIVFIGVIIKLFVPGFSDSFLRSNLSIALVSILMSLIMLFADISTKKSINLNNHKYPNNLYIGIAQAFAIVPGVSRSGATISMALLSGWNRKDAAKFSFLLGIPSISLAAFVEFFSAVNQFSTFPFLPLFAGLITAFFSSLLAINFLIKYVSSHGLKIFVYYRLIFGILILFNL; encoded by the coding sequence TTGGAATTTTTTAAGTATATTTTTTATGGAATAATTCAAGGTTTAACAGAGTTTATTCCTATAAGTAGTACTGCTCATTTAAAAATCATATCTCTATTATTTGGAATGGATGATCCTGGTTCCTCAGTTTCTGCAATTATACAAATTGGAAGTGTTTTTGCAATATTTTGGTATTTTAGGAAAAGTATTTCTAATTACAAAAATACAAACTCTAGAAAACCAAGTTATTCATTTTTGTTTAATAAATTAAATAAATCTATCTTTATAGGTACAATTCCAATTGTTTTTATTGGTGTAATTATAAAGCTATTTGTTCCAGGATTCTCTGATTCATTTTTACGTTCAAATCTTTCAATAGCTTTAGTGTCTATATTAATGTCTTTAATAATGCTTTTTGCAGATATTTCTACTAAGAAATCAATTAATTTAAACAATCATAAATATCCAAACAACTTATATATAGGAATTGCTCAAGCCTTTGCAATTGTTCCTGGAGTATCTCGTTCAGGAGCCACTATTTCTATGGCTCTTTTATCTGGATGGAATAGAAAAGATGCAGCTAAATTTTCATTCCTTCTTGGTATTCCTTCAATCTCGTTAGCAGCTTTTGTTGAGTTTTTTAGTGCAGTAAATCAATTTTCAACATTTCCATTCCTTCCTCTTTTTGCTGGATTAATTACAGCTTTCTTCTCTTCTCTATTAGCCATCAATTTTTTAATAAAGTATGTTTCCTCTCATGGACTCAAAATATTTGTTTATTATCGTTTAATATTCGGAATCTTGATTCTTTTCAATTTATAG